In Ruminococcaceae bacterium BL-4, one DNA window encodes the following:
- a CDS encoding 2-hydroxyacyl-CoA dehydratase produces the protein MEERTLERYKRNISRVSAGSLKQLTSTGNVPKELEYFTNVLKRTFVDFEKDDNEYIGSYCVMVPDEMIYAFGYRPLRLCAGHSVAAMIGDEIVPRDACPVLKATAGFHAMRVMPIYQQCRLAVLPMTCDGKRKSAALLSQYLPVIPLPIEMDKSEERFAQNLQNMHALMKSISKETGRRFSNRKLIESCKSINVAQQEAYKLYGLLSSDNPPVTGSQVMAVLNSYCYDTPESWAQHAKILNAGLSQKAAAMQPLKREKPRIFIAGSPITFPNYKLPFLMEGLGAQIVGDETCMAGRLLYDPVVPDEYSTDGILRALTARYVCACTCPVFEQTDDRLSSLTEKLRQTKAEGVIYHILRGCTPYDFELSMVEQLADKLDIPVLRVETDFSAEDAEQVKIRLEAFVELIEQRR, from the coding sequence ATGGAAGAGCGTACATTAGAACGTTATAAGCGAAATATTTCGCGTGTTTCGGCTGGTTCACTGAAACAGTTGACATCTACGGGAAATGTTCCCAAGGAGCTTGAATATTTTACGAATGTTCTTAAAAGAACATTCGTCGATTTTGAAAAAGATGACAACGAGTACATAGGTAGCTACTGCGTGATGGTGCCGGATGAAATGATATACGCATTTGGCTACAGGCCGCTGCGCTTATGCGCTGGGCACAGCGTTGCGGCGATGATCGGGGATGAGATTGTCCCGCGTGATGCATGCCCAGTCCTGAAGGCAACTGCCGGTTTTCACGCAATGCGCGTCATGCCAATCTATCAGCAGTGCAGGCTGGCAGTGCTGCCGATGACCTGCGATGGCAAGCGAAAAAGCGCTGCGCTTTTGTCGCAGTACCTTCCGGTTATTCCCTTGCCGATTGAAATGGATAAGTCGGAGGAACGCTTTGCGCAGAACCTGCAAAACATGCATGCTCTCATGAAAAGTATTTCCAAAGAAACGGGCCGCAGGTTCTCCAACCGGAAACTGATTGAATCCTGCAAAAGCATTAATGTGGCACAGCAGGAAGCATATAAACTATACGGCTTGCTCTCATCCGACAATCCGCCTGTCACGGGTTCGCAGGTTATGGCAGTGCTGAACAGCTACTGTTACGATACGCCGGAAAGTTGGGCGCAGCACGCGAAAATATTGAATGCCGGACTTTCCCAAAAAGCAGCTGCCATGCAGCCTTTGAAAAGGGAAAAGCCGCGTATCTTTATTGCAGGCTCTCCCATTACATTTCCAAACTATAAACTGCCGTTTTTGATGGAAGGTCTGGGGGCACAGATTGTCGGAGACGAGACGTGTATGGCGGGGAGGCTTTTATACGACCCCGTTGTTCCTGATGAGTACAGTACAGACGGCATCTTACGTGCGCTTACGGCGCGATATGTTTGCGCATGTACGTGTCCGGTATTCGAGCAGACGGACGATCGCCTCAGCAGTCTCACAGAAAAACTGCGTCAGACGAAAGCGGAGGGCGTTATTTATCATATCCTGCGCGGCTGCACGCCTTACGACTTCGAATTGTCCATGGTGGAACAGCTGGCAGATAAGCTTGATATTCCGGTTCTGCGTGTGGAAACAGATTTCTCCGCCGAGGATGCAGAACAGGTAAAAATCCGCCTGGAAGCGTTTGTTGAATTGATAGAACAAAGGAGATAA
- a CDS encoding Benzoyl-CoA reductase translates to MGNYYVGLDAGSTYLKAALIKDNCVLGAELLPTGIDCEETATKLLEKIYASQSITRNDIAVITATGYSRRSIGLADATISEITAHACGVQLTAPENVHPRLIIDIGGQDSKIISLGPDGHIVNFTMNDKCAAGTGKFLEVVADLLETTIDQIASLAKESTDPCQINSTCAVFAQTEVISLLAQKKSRSDILAGMHIAMANRIAKMARKYKSDGDVMMTGGGANNDALRSALEDELMCDIYKANYPQFNGAIGAALIGMHNTEKMQVQIS, encoded by the coding sequence ATGGGAAACTATTACGTGGGACTGGATGCCGGTTCGACATACCTGAAAGCGGCATTGATAAAGGATAACTGTGTTTTAGGCGCTGAACTTCTTCCAACAGGCATCGACTGTGAGGAAACTGCGACCAAATTGCTGGAAAAGATCTATGCGAGCCAAAGTATCACACGCAATGATATCGCCGTAATCACCGCAACCGGATACAGCAGGCGCAGTATCGGCCTCGCAGATGCCACAATTTCAGAAATCACCGCTCATGCCTGCGGTGTACAATTGACAGCCCCTGAAAACGTGCATCCGCGCTTGATCATTGATATCGGAGGCCAAGACAGCAAGATCATCAGCCTTGGCCCCGATGGACATATCGTTAATTTTACAATGAATGATAAATGCGCCGCTGGAACAGGAAAGTTCTTGGAGGTCGTGGCTGATCTTCTGGAAACTACCATTGATCAGATTGCTTCGCTTGCGAAAGAGAGTACAGACCCCTGTCAAATCAACAGCACCTGCGCCGTTTTCGCCCAGACGGAAGTGATCTCTCTTCTTGCTCAAAAGAAAAGCCGAAGTGATATCCTTGCAGGTATGCATATAGCCATGGCAAACCGTATCGCCAAAATGGCGCGTAAATATAAGTCGGATGGCGATGTGATGATGACCGGAGGCGGCGCTAACAATGATGCTCTTCGATCTGCGTTGGAAGATGAACTGATGTGCGATATTTACAAAGCAAACTATCCGCAGTTCAACGGCGCAATCGGAGCTGCTTTAATTGGCATGCATAATACTGAAAAAATGCAGGTCCAAATTTCTTAA
- a CDS encoding Helix-turn-helix domain protein: MHYDMKRMGTIIQRARISRGMTQTALADKIEVSLRTIIAIETGKRNPTFEVLYKIIQELSISADLIFRPEDVTGTPEQEQFIREFRDANEQEQQIAIASARGIWKELRHENKG, from the coding sequence ATGCACTATGACATGAAGCGAATGGGTACTATCATTCAAAGAGCTCGTATATCGCGCGGAATGACACAAACAGCGCTTGCTGACAAAATAGAAGTTTCTTTAAGGACCATCATTGCCATTGAAACTGGAAAACGAAATCCAACATTTGAGGTCCTTTATAAAATCATTCAAGAATTAAGTATTTCAGCTGATCTTATTTTTCGTCCCGAGGATGTAACTGGTACGCCAGAGCAGGAACAATTTATTCGGGAGTTCCGGGATGCTAACGAGCAAGAACAGCAAATTGCTATTGCATCAGCAAGAGGTATTTGGAAAGAACTCCGCCATGAAAACAAGGGATAG
- a CDS encoding Sigma70_r4_2 domain-containing protein, whose protein sequence is MTNINLRDYYPDFYTTDCIIEVPDEIAALMDSYEHAEAAYYLRRYRHKAYYSLDRGDGIEHDILFVSLSPCEIYERKVTVEQLHAAIAALPDKQAKRIYAHYFLGMSKSVIAKTEHVNECTVRESITSGLRNMEKYLKHFA, encoded by the coding sequence ATGACAAACATCAATCTGCGGGACTACTATCCCGATTTCTATACCACCGACTGCATTATCGAGGTGCCGGACGAGATTGCGGCACTCATGGATTCCTATGAACACGCCGAAGCCGCCTACTATCTGCGGAGATACCGCCATAAAGCGTATTACTCTCTGGATCGCGGCGACGGCATCGAGCATGACATTCTGTTCGTGTCCCTGTCCCCCTGTGAAATCTATGAGCGCAAAGTGACGGTCGAGCAGCTTCATGCCGCCATTGCCGCTCTGCCGGACAAGCAGGCCAAACGTATCTATGCTCACTACTTCTTGGGGATGAGCAAAAGCGTCATTGCCAAGACAGAGCACGTTAATGAGTGTACGGTTCGCGAGTCTATTACATCTGGACTGAGAAATATGGAAAAATACTTAAAGCACTTTGCCTGA